A region from the Clostridia bacterium genome encodes:
- a CDS encoding EutN/CcmL family microcompartment protein, protein MIAARVTGTVVCTRKDEKLIGMKILVVQPVNMTDMSDDGKPLVAIDSVGAGQGEVVLVVAGSSARQTGRTQNTPTDATIMAIVDSIELAGRWIFRKGREDSADVGGSTSAHGVGVQGGSR, encoded by the coding sequence TTGATCGCTGCGAGGGTTACTGGGACTGTAGTATGCACTCGGAAGGACGAGAAGCTCATCGGGATGAAAATCCTTGTGGTGCAGCCAGTGAACATGACCGACATGTCGGACGATGGGAAGCCACTGGTGGCAATCGATTCTGTTGGCGCGGGGCAGGGAGAGGTAGTCCTGGTGGTGGCAGGAAGCTCTGCTAGGCAGACAGGTCGGACGCAGAATACCCCAACTGATGCAACGATTATGGCTATTGTCGATTCCATTGAGCTTGCGGGAAGGTGGATCTTCCGCAAAGGTCGGGAGGATTCGGCGGACGTCGGCGGCTCCACCAGCGCTCATGGTGTTGGGGTTCAGGGAGGCAGCCGATGA
- a CDS encoding EutN/CcmL family microcompartment protein codes for MYTAKVIGHVVATQKDPNLSGTKLLVVVQVDSTGRPIGKPHVAVDTIGAGADEFVTIVRGREAGMPLPAPMAPVDAAAVGIIDTMSRVVRNV; via the coding sequence GTGTACACGGCTAAGGTTATCGGGCACGTTGTTGCGACACAGAAGGACCCGAACCTGTCGGGGACGAAACTCCTTGTTGTGGTGCAGGTAGATTCGACGGGCAGGCCTATTGGGAAACCCCATGTGGCTGTGGACACGATCGGCGCTGGCGCCGATGAGTTCGTGACCATCGTTCGGGGCCGCGAGGCTGGGATGCCTCTTCCAGCTCCCATGGCGCCGGTGGATGCGGCTGCGGTAGGTATCATCGACACCATGAGCCGTGTAGTGCGGAACGTGTGA
- the rpiB gene encoding ribose 5-phosphate isomerase B: MKVVIASDHGGFTLKEELKKYIAELGHDVADYGAHSQDPVDYPDFAFLVAEAVAAGVCDRGIMIDGIGAASAIVANKVAGIRAASCSDTFTAMMSRAHNDSNVLTLGARVIGGGLAREIVRTWLSTEFEGGRHMRRVTKIIDFERRRFAPKE, translated from the coding sequence ATGAAGGTTGTCATCGCATCCGATCACGGCGGGTTTACACTCAAGGAGGAGCTCAAGAAATACATCGCTGAGCTTGGACACGATGTGGCCGACTACGGTGCTCACAGCCAAGATCCTGTTGACTACCCCGACTTCGCGTTTCTGGTCGCAGAGGCTGTAGCTGCAGGAGTATGCGATAGGGGCATCATGATCGACGGAATCGGCGCTGCTTCCGCTATTGTCGCCAACAAGGTGGCGGGGATCAGAGCGGCGTCGTGTTCAGATACGTTCACTGCCATGATGAGCCGCGCGCATAATGACTCGAACGTCCTCACCCTCGGGGCGAGAGTGATCGGAGGGGGCCTTGCCCGCGAGATCGTTCGGACCTGGCTTTCCACAGAGTTCGAGGGCGGGAGGCACATGCGCAGGGTGACGAAGATCATCGATTTCGAGCGCCGGCGCTTTGCGCCCAAGGAGTGA